A part of Dasypus novemcinctus isolate mDasNov1 chromosome 5, mDasNov1.1.hap2, whole genome shotgun sequence genomic DNA contains:
- the LOC101418010 gene encoding olfactory receptor 2A2-like, whose product MGGNQTWITEFILVGFHLSLQMEVFLFSIFSLFYTFSLMANGTILGLIYLDSRLHTPMYFFLSHLAILDISYASNNVPKMLGSLLKQKKTIPFVSCIIQTFLYLAFAATECLILVAMSYDRYVAICHPLQYTVIMSQRVCTVLATTSWACGFILALIHAILLLRLPFCGPQEVNHLFCEILSVLKLACADTWINQAVIFAASVFVLVGPLFMMLASYTRILWVILKIQSGEGRRTAFSTCSSHLCVVGLFFGIAMVVYMVPNSNQREELEKMLSLFHSLFNPMLNPLIYSLRNAQVKAAFYRALKKRPT is encoded by the coding sequence ATGGGGGGCAACCAGACATGGATCACAGAATTCATTTTGGTGGGATTTCATCTCAGTTTGCAGATGGAAGTGTTCCTCTTCTCTATCTTCTCCCTGTTCTACACCTTCAGTTTGATGGCAAATGGCACAATCTTGGGACTCATCTATCTGGACTCCAGACTACACactcccatgtactttttcctttcaCACTTGGCCATTCTTGACATATCCTATGCTTCGAACAATGTCCCCAAGATGTTGGGAAGTctactgaaacagaaaaaaactaTCCCCTTTGTCTCATGCATAATACAGacatttttgtatttggcttTTGCTGCCACTGAATGCCTGATTTTGGTGGCAATGTCTTATGACAGATATGTGGCAATCTGCCATCCCCTCCAGTACACTGTCATCATGAGCCAGAGAGTGTGCACTGTCCTGGCCACAACTTCCTGGGCATGTGGATTTATCCTGGCCCTGATACATGCAATTCTCCTTCTAAGGCTGCCCTTCTGTGGGCCCCAGGAAGTGAATCACCTCTTCTGTGAAATCCTATCTGTCCTCAAATTGGCTTGTGCTGACACCTGGATCAACCAAGCTGTTATCTTTGCTGCCTCTGTGTTTGTCTTGGTCGGGCCACTCTTCATGATGCTAGCCTCCTATACGCGCATCCTCTGGGTCATCCTGAAGATCCAGTCAGGCGAGGGCCGCAGAACAGCCTTCTCCACCTGTTCCTCCCACCTCTGCGTGGTTGGGCTCTTCTTTGGCATAGCCATGGTAGTTTACATGGTCCCAAACTCCAATCAAAGAGAAGAGCTGGAGAAAATGTTGTCCTTGTTTCACAGTCTTTTCAACCCAATGCTGAACCCTCTCATTTATAGTCTGAGGAATGCACAGGTGAAAGCTGCCTTCTACAGAGCACTGAAGAAGAGGCCCACATGA